A region of the Tachyglossus aculeatus isolate mTacAcu1 chromosome 9, mTacAcu1.pri, whole genome shotgun sequence genome:
TTTATGACGCGGGCTGGCGAGCTCGGCTTCCCGGGCGTTGTGGTAAACACTGCGGGCTGGCCGCCGGAGCGGGAGGCGGGGCTGTGAGAGATCGGCAGCTGATtccgttttgcacatagtaagcgcttaataaatgccatcattattattgcacataTACCCCCgaaccccctccccactcacacTCTGCCCCCCTGCTTCCCTCTTGCGCACGCATGGGGGCGGAGAGAGCGAGGCCCAGCCTTTGAAGcttgcttttcttcttttttttttttttgcggggtgAGAAGGGGAGTGGATTGTGGCGTCCCgggctcctccctcccatctttcccaccgggaggaggagggaaagccaCCCGggcgaggagaggagaagaactcCAGGGTATCGCCGCCTGGTCCTCTTCGGGGGCCACGGTCCGGTCCTTGCCCTAGGGGCTGCGGGGGACGCCTGGGTCCTCCGCAAGTGCCTCCGCGACCTTTTCTGACCCTAGGGTGGGAGCTGGGAAGTGGGGGACGCCTGGGTCCTCCACACACGCCTCTGAGCCCTTTCCTGCCCCTAAGGTAGGAGCTGGGAAGTGGGGGACGCCTGGGTCCTCCACACACACCTCTGAGCCCTTTTCTGCCCCTAAGGTAGGAGCTGGGAAGTGGGGGACTCCTGGGTCCGCCGCCCGTGTCTCTGCGCCCTTTCCTGCCCCGAGGGTGGGAGCTGGAAAGTGGGGGACGCCTGGGTCCCTCGCACATGTCTCTGCGCCCTTTCCTGCCCCTAAGGTGGGCAGTGGGGGACGGCTGGGTCCCTCGCACATGCCTCTGAGCCCTATCCTGCCCCTAAGGTAGGAGCTGGGAATTGGGGGACTCCTGGATCCGCCGCGTATGCCTCTGTGCCCTTTCCTGCCCCTAGGGTACTGGGAAGTGGGGGACTCCTGGGTCGACTGCACCTGCTTCTGCGCCCTATCCTTCCCCTAAGGTAGGAGCTGGGAAGTGGGAGACGCCTGGGTCCGCAGCGCATGCCTCTGCGCCCTTTTCTGCCCCTAAGGTAGGAGCTGGGAAGTGGGGGACTCCTGGGTCCTCCGCCCGTGTCTCTGCGCCCCATCCTACCCCTAAGGTAGGAGCTGGGAAGTGGGGGACTCCTGGGTCCTCCGCCCATGCCTCTGAGCCCCATCCTGCCCCTAAGGTAGGAGCTGGGAAGTGGGGGACTCCTGGGTCCTCCGTCCATCCTGCCCCTAAGGTAGGAGCTGGGAAGtgggggactcctgggtcccccGCCCATGTCTCTGCGCCTCATCCTGCCCCTAAGGTAGGAGCTGGGAAGTGGGGGACTCCTGGGTCCTCCGTCCATCCTGCCCCTAAGGTAGGAGCTGGGAAGtgggggactcctgggtcccccGCCCATGcctctgagccccatccttcccctaAGGTAGGAGCTGGGAAGTGGGGGACTCCTGGGTCCTCCACACACGCCTCTGAGCCCTTTCCTGCCCCTAAGGTAGGAGCTGGGAAGTGGGGGGACTCCTGGGTCCGCACTTAGGGTGGGGTaggagctggggggcggggggggggaagcaggggtgTCGAGAGAtcggtctctctctcccctgtcccccccccccccccactccccatcccccctttgcGTCTCGGCCGGAGGACCGGGAGGGAGGGCAAGGTCCGGTACTGATGGATCGGCTCCAAACTTGCAGGCGCGCacctttggggagggggcggccgtgACCCTGGGCCCCACGGCCTGCCAGCCCCTCCGGCTcccggggaggaggagacccGGGGGTCCtgtgcgggaggaggaggaggaaggaggtccGTCTCCATCTTCCCGGGCTTTCGGGTGTCCAGCGGTGGGCCCCAGGCTGGCCGGCCCCTCCGGAGCATGTCCGCCCTCCGCAGGAAATTTGGCGACGACTACCAGGTGGTGACCACCTCGTCCAGCGGGTCGGGGTTGCGGCCGGCCGGTGTCCCGCCGTGCCCGCCGCGCAGGAAAAGGCAGCGCTTCGTGGACAAGAACGGGCGCTGCAACGTGCAGCATGGCAACCTGGGCAGCGAGACCAGCCGCTACCTGTCCGACCTCTTCACCACCCTGGTGGACCTCAAGTGGCGCTGGAACCTGTCCATCTTCATCCTCACCTACACCGTGGCCTGGCTGTTCATGGCCTCCATGTGGTGGGCCATCGCCTACACGCGCGGGGACCTGAGCCAGGCCCACGCGGGCAACTACACGCCCTGCGTGGCCAACGTCTACAACTTCCCCTCGGCCTTCCTCTTCTTCATCGAGACGGAGGCCACCATCGGCTACGGCTACCGCTACATCACCGACAAGTGCCCCGAGGGcatcatcctcttcctcttccagtcCATCCTGGGCTCCATCGTGGACGCCTTCCTCATCGGCTGCATGTTCATCAAGATGTCCCAGCCCAAGAAACGGGCGGAGACGCTCATGTTCAGCGAGCACGCGGTCATCTCCATGCGCGACGGCCGGCTGACGCTCATGTTCCGGGTGGGCAACCTCAGGAACAGCCACATGGTCTCCGCTCAGATCCGCTGCAAGCTGCTCAAAGTGAGTGCCGAGTCCCCAGAGACCCCTCCGGCCCCTTGGTTGAGTGCTTCGTAGGTGCcaggccaagtaataataataatgataatgatagtatttgttaagcgcttactatgtgccaagccctgttctaagtgctaggggagatacaagggaatcaggttgtcccacgtggggctcacagtcttaatccccattttacaggtgaggtaactgaggcccggagaagtgaattgacttgcccaaagtcacacagctgacaagtggcggagctgggatcagaacccgtgacctctgactcccaagcccgggctctttccactgagccatgctgctgtactgaatgctggaggGGAtttgggctaatcaggttggacacggcccctgtgtccgggtggggctcacaggcttcaaccccattttacagaggagggaacggaggctcaggggagttaagtcacttgtccaaggttgagtggcggaactggaattagaacccaggtccttctaacttccaggcctgggcttcgtCCGTAAGGTTACGCTGCTCTGTGCTTCACGGCCCCTCCAGGTTCCATCTATCatgcaaacaatcaatcggtgacctttattgagttcttactctgtgcagaacatcgcaccgagcgtttgggagagtacagtgtaacagagcttgTGGGCACCTTACCTGCCCACCATAagctttacagcctagaggactgtaGCCTTGCCTCATCCTTTCCTCATCCCGTCCCTTGTCCCAGGAAAACCCCCTCTGCCCTGAATGCCTGTGGTCATCCAGGAGAACAGGAATCTTTGTATCACTTTGTGTAACACtggcgtcccccccccccccacgcctttttaatggtatttaagtgcttactatgtgtcaaacactgttctaagtgctggggtaagtacagattaattaggctggacatagtccctgtcctacatgaggctcacagtctaagtaggtgggagaacaggtatttaatccccattttatagttgaggaaactgaggtgcagacaacctaagtgacttgcccagggttgcacgGGAAGCAgttagcagacctgggattagaacccaggtcctctgactctcagccccatgctctttccactaagcctctctgCCCACCATCCCCCTTCCTGAGGTCTGCGAGGGTGTGCCCCATTTCCTCCTTgttaacccaataataataatgatgatggcatttattaagtgcttactatgtgcaaaacactgttttaagcactggagaggttacaaggtgatcaggttgtcctacgggaggctcacggtcttaatccccattttccagatgaggtaactaaggcacagagaagttaagtgacttccccagagtcacacagctgataattagtggagctgggatttgaacccatgacctctgactccaaagcccctgctgccCAAGCAGCACATCGCTGCCTTGTTGTCAGAGACCCTGTATGTCTCGACTAAGAGTTGCCCCATCCAGCAGCTTCTAGTTGCAAGAAGCAGGTGCTGCCTTGTAGGTTATCCCCAACCTAATTCCtctttcaatcaatgatatttgttgagcacttactgtgtgcagagcactgtactaaacgcttaggagagtacaaatacagcagaactagcagacacataccctacccttaatgagcttacagtctagagggggagatagacattaatataaataaacgatCTATAGTATTTAATTTCAAGACACGTACCAAagggctgtgggattgagggtgaggtgaatatcaaatgtccaaaggtcacggatccaaaagcctagatgacacagaagggagagtgagccagggaaaagagggctttctcTCTTAACCGTTTTCCTGGTCTTCTGAGGACTAAAGGCTGTACTAGCCTTTGAACAAGTTGGGTGCTGTACTAGCCTTTGAACAAGTTGGGTCTTCCAGACCCCACTGACCCCTGGGTTGACCACATTAATTAAAGCCAGGATGATGGCTGCTGTcctaggagggaaaggaaaatgacTGTCCCTAGTCCCAAATCTCTTTTAGACTATAACGTTTTTCTGTAACCTCAGTCAAAAAGTGAAATCTATTTTGGGAAGGCTGAAGTGCCTCTATTTACCATCCCTAATCTTTGTCAAACTGTGGACCTTACTTGGAAGAATGCCTCCAACCCTTAGCAGTTTAAATGACAAAAATGACATTTTGCATGGGGGGTCATTAGAACAGTGTCTATCACTTAAAGTGGGCTCTACAATGAACCAGGGGATGTAACTGGCCTGATTCCAGTACCCCTGGGAAAAATGGGACAAAAATGTGTTTAACTGCCATTTTTTCCCTCTGAATTATGTGAATTAATTATTTCCAAGAGATTTTAGAGCGGGGCCATTTTTAATTAGGATGAAGTTTGAAAAGGTGACCGCAATGGAAATATTTAATATTCTTTTGCAGATATATCTCACACACTGATGCCAGTTTCAGAATTTAATATGCACAATAGCCTCAAATCTGGCAATCATTTTTAAGGGCATGCCAGGGAGAGATGAAATCTCCTTTTCAGGCTTCAAGAAAACAGTTCTGTACATTGCTTTCTCAAGTGTAAACTCAGAACTATCTTTGAAATTGCCCCCCCTGGACATTTGTACAGAAAGTTCTGTGGTACAGCCTTGCATGGAACTAATTTCATCTCCATAATGTAAAATTAATTTTCAACTTTGCTGCTAGAGATGAGGTTTAAAATCCTGCACAAACCTAGACGTGTGTTCAGCGCATCATATGTTTTTGGTATGCGTATGTCAGTGCTTTTTGACTTTgttggaaagggagaaaggaaagggacatTTGGGTGGTTAGAGAAGGTGTAAACTCAGAGTGGAGTATGAATGTTTCACTTTTAGGGGCCCAACAAACTTTGTCAACAGCTCCTTAACAAAAAGCCAACAAATTACCAAAAGCAAGCAGATTACTCTTAGCCAAGCAAATGTGCCTAGGATTCGATTTGGGCCAAAATTCCCTTAGAATTCGGTGAAATATCACTAGTGATGCTAGGACTTTTAATTAAAAGGGCCGCTCCATACTACAGATTTAAAATAGTAGTGCAAGAATACTCATAGAAACCAAAAAATGGTATTCTTTCACCCAAAAGGATTCTGAAGACACTTTATGTCCAAGTAGCCTCTGTCAAAGAATGCCCAAGTATCTTTAATTGGATCTTAAAAGCAGCCCTagaatttcattttatttcctcCTGTTTGCCCTCTTACCTCAGATGGGGGCCATGCTTACACCGACCCAGGCCATAAAGCATCTCCTCTTTTATAAAAGTTCTCAGAGCAGGGTTCATCAACTTTGCAATGTTTAACCAGCCTCACCAACAGGAAATCTTTCCTTAATCAGAGTGCAACATAATAGAATTCTAGCACAGCTACAATG
Encoded here:
- the KCNJ3 gene encoding G protein-activated inward rectifier potassium channel 1 isoform X2; amino-acid sequence: MSALRRKFGDDYQVVTTSSSGSGLRPAGVPPCPPRRKRQRFVDKNGRCNVQHGNLGSETSRYLSDLFTTLVDLKWRWNLSIFILTYTVAWLFMASMWWAIAYTRGDLSQAHAGNYTPCVANVYNFPSAFLFFIETEATIGYGYRYITDKCPEGIILFLFQSILGSIVDAFLIGCMFIKMSQPKKRAETLMFSEHAVISMRDGRLTLMFRVGNLRNSHMVSAQIRCKLLKSRQTPEGMTCQARTSYTEDEVLWGHRFFPVISLEEGFFKVDYSQFHATFEVPTPPYSVKEQEEMFLLSSPLIAPAISNSKDRNHSVECLDGLDDVGAKLPSKLQKMTGREDFPKKLLRMSSTTSEKAYSLGDLPMKLQRISSVPGNSEEKLGSKTTKMLSDPISQSVADLPPKLQKMSGGAARMEGNLPAKLRKMNSDRFT
- the KCNJ3 gene encoding G protein-activated inward rectifier potassium channel 1 isoform X5, which produces MSALRRKFGDDYQVVTTSSSGSGLRPAGVPPCPPRRKRQRFVDKNGRCNVQHGNLGSETSRYLSDLFTTLVDLKWRWNLSIFILTYTVAWLFMASMWWAIAYTRGDLSQAHAGNYTPCVANVYNFPSAFLFFIETEATIGYGYRYITDKCPEGIILFLFQSILGSIVDAFLIGCMFIKMSQPKKRAETLMFSEHAVISMRDGRLTLMFRVGNLRNSHMVSAQIRCKLLKG
- the KCNJ3 gene encoding G protein-activated inward rectifier potassium channel 1 isoform X4, with the protein product MSALRRKFGDDYQVVTTSSSGSGLRPAGVPPCPPRRKRQRFVDKNGRCNVQHGNLGSETSRYLSDLFTTLVDLKWRWNLSIFILTYTVAWLFMASMWWAIAYTRGDLSQAHAGNYTPCVANVYNFPSAFLFFIETEATIGYGYRYITDKCPEGIILFLFQSILGSIVDAFLIGCMFIKMSQPKKRAETLMFSEHAVISMRDGRLTLMFRVGNLRNSHMVSAQIRCKLLKSRQTPEGEFLPLDQLELDVGFSTGADQLFLVSPLTICHVIDAKSPFYDLSQRSMQTEQFEIVVILEGIVETTDR
- the KCNJ3 gene encoding G protein-activated inward rectifier potassium channel 1 isoform X3, with the translated sequence MSALRRKFGDDYQVVTTSSSGSGLRPAGVPPCPPRRKRQRFVDKNGRCNVQHGNLGSETSRYLSDLFTTLVDLKWRWNLSIFILTYTVAWLFMASMWWAIAYTRGDLSQAHAGNYTPCVANVYNFPSAFLFFIETEATIGYGYRYITDKCPEGIILFLFQSILGSIVDAFLIGCMFIKMSQPKKRAETLMFSEHAVISMRDGRLTLMFRVGNLRNSHMVSAQIRCKLLKSRQTPEGEFLPLDQLELDVGFSTGADQLFLVSPLTICHVIDAKSPFYDLSQRSMQTEQFEIVVILEGIVETTALTEMGNIILVHLCKSINHPTD